A stretch of the Neodiprion lecontei isolate iyNeoLeco1 chromosome 4, iyNeoLeco1.1, whole genome shotgun sequence genome encodes the following:
- the LOC124294160 gene encoding uncharacterized protein LOC124294160, which yields MNVSAAFDVKVTHEILAEGKVLPRPQNKQPVTPKALHSDTSQKTEMNITPKTLRIGTQRRSISRLRSKIYRVRHQSNPTVKQKKKLSEQKIESIIQDSAPFLFKEAKILFETQLRLAGLNKYGKRYADNLKDIALSILYHSPKARKYLKKFLNLPSERTLRNYQSKFPIYPGLNKSVLNSLKAKFRQAP from the exons Atgaatg TTTCTGCTGCGTTTGACGTGAAGGTAACACATGAGATTCTAGCAGAAGGGAAGGTATTGCCAAGACCACAGAATAAACAGCCTGTCACACCAAAAGCTCTCCATAGTGATACTTCACAAAAAACAGAGATGAACATCACTCCAAAAACATTACGCATCGGAACCCAGCGACGATCAATATCTCGTCTGCGTAGTAAAATATACAGGGTAAGGCATCAAAGCAATCCAACAGTGAAGCAAAAGAAGAAACTATCAGAGCAAAAAATAGAATCAATAATCCAAGATAGTGCcccatttttatttaaagaagctaaaattttatttgaaacgcAACTGCGTTTAGCCGGACTTAACAAATATGGGAAGCGGTATGCCGACAATCTAAAAGATATTGCTTTGTCTATTCTATATCACTCCCCTAAGGCacgtaaatatttgaaaaaatttctgaatttaCCGTCAGAGCGTACTCTCAGGAACTATCAAtcaaaatttccaatttatcCAGGCTTAAACAAATCTGTATTAAATTCACTGAAAGCTAAGTTCAGACAAGCTCCTTAA